The DNA segment CATTCGGAAATCGGCTCCGATATCGGTCGGCTGTTTACGGCCGATGCCGACGAATACTCCAGTCTGAAGTACACCGACAGCCTGTCCAGCCTGTTCAAAATCAGGGATTCACTGGAAGAGGATCTGAGTTTTCGCTGCTCGGAGTTCCGTGATGAAATGCAGTCGAGTAATTTCAATCTTAGCGATATCGCGGCGGCCATTCCTCCAAACGCGATTCTGGTTGAATATCTGTGCACGGCATCGTGTGATTTGAAGGGTGATATTACCCAGATAATTCGTCCGCGCCGGTTTAATTACTTCGCTCTTACCCTGGATAAAAGAGGACGGTCGGCCATATATGACCTGGGCAATTATGAAGAAATCGATCGCCTGATTGAATATTACCGCATCATCATTGACAGCGCGGCCTCGGATATTTATTCCTCCAATCTGACGAATTCAGAAAATGTCTTGAAGGCCGTATCGGATTCCCTCTCCCGTCTGATTTTTGCTCCGATCGCGGCCGCAAACCCAGAAATGGCAAATTTTATCATATCGCCGGACGGACTTCTTGATTTGATTCCCTTCGAAGCCCTGACTCTGCCCGACGGTTCCTATGCTATCGAAAAATATCATTTCACTTACCTCTCATCGGGGCGCGATCTGGTGCGGAGACCGAGACACGGGCCGCAACCCCATGGCGTCATGATAGTCGCCGATCCCGATTACGATCACCCGGCCAACGATAGTAGCCTTGGTTGGATCAATCGCGATCGGAGCAGCCCATCATGGAAAGAATCGCCCAATCGTGGAAGCCGCAACTGCCAGATGGGCCATTTTACTCCTCTGCCGTCGACCCGGCTGGAGGCCCGGGGAGTTGCCGAAGCCTGCCGAAACGCAGGGAAGAAGGAAATCAATGAATTTTACGGCAGTAAGGCGTCAAAGGGCAGTCTGACCAATATTATCGATCCCCCGGAAATACTGCATATCGCTACCCACGGTTATTTTTGTGATATAGGGGACAGTGCTTTCAACGGCCCGGCTCTCAATCCTCTGCTTTGGTCAGGATTGGCGCTGGCGGGCGCCAACCTTTCGGGGATCAAAGATTCCAATGGAAATGCTACAGGCAATAATGGTATTATGACGGCGTATGAATTGTCGGGGCTCAACCTGTACGGAACCGAATTGGCGGTGATGTCGGCCTGCGAAACGGGCGTAGGCACGACTTACGACGGCGAAGGAGTATTCGGACTCCGGCGGGCCCTTCAAAATGCCGGAGTCAAAACCATTATTATGAGCATGTGGAAGGTCCCTGACAAACAGACTTCGCGGCTCATGCAAAAATTCTATGCCGGCTGGTTTTCGGGTAAAAGCAAGTTGGACGCTCTCCGTGACGCCGAACTGGAACTGCTCAAAGAAGCCCGATCTCAACTCGGCTCCGGGCACCCCCTCCGCTGGGCGGGTTTCATCCTGTCCGGGAATTCCAAATAGCACACTACAGAAAAGTATCGAGCAGCACTAAATCCCCGCTCCGATTCCGCGACCCGCAAAATCCATCGTATCAGTTAGGAATTGGAAATTTCAAGTGGCTTCCTGAAGAACCGCGTTCGATTTGACCGCTTGATATAGGAAATAGGTATGGACATAATTTCGCTGAAACAAGTTGGGTATTTATCGGGTTCGATGGAAAAAAGGAGATGGAGATGAAAATGATTATTCCTATTCTTATGTTGCCTTTGCTGTTTGCCATAGCCAGGGCTGAACTCGTGACCAAATCGGTCATATATGAAGACAACGGGGCGACTCTGGAGGGGTATCTGGCGTATGATAATGCCATTGCGGGAAAACGGCCCGGGGTATTGGTCATACATGAATGGACAGGAATTAATGATTATGTCAAGGGGCGGGTGGAGCAATTGGCCGGTTTGGGATATGTGGCCTTTGCCGCCGATATTTACGGCAAGGGGATTCGTCCCAAGAACGCCGAAGAAGCGGCTCAGCAGGCCGGAATATACCGTAAGGATCGTCAATTGATGCGGCGCCGCGTGACAGCCGGGCTGGAGGAATTAAGAAATAACGAACTGGTCGATACGAGCCGTATTGCCGCTATCGGCTATTGTTTCGGGGGCGGGACGGTTCTGGAACTGGCCCGCAGCGGAGTCAGAATTAATGGGGTGGTAAGTTTTCACGGCAATCTCGATACGCCCAATGTCGATGACGCTAAAAATATCAAGTGCAAAGTGCTGGTTATGCAGGGTGCCGACGATCCCCATACTAAGGATCAGGTCCCGGCCTTTGAAGACGAAATGCGGAAGGGCGGAGTTGACTGGGAGATGAATATTTATGGCGGAGCGGTTCATAGTTTCACCAATCCTTCGGCAGGCAATGATCCGTCGAAAGGCGCCGCCTACAATGCCGAAGCGGATCATCGTTCCTGGGAAGCGATGAAGCAATTTTTTGCCGAGATATTTAAATAAGGAAGATATCGCCGGAGCATGTGGCATGCTCCGGCGCCGACCATTCTATTGAGCTTTGGGCATTTGGAATTGCCGATTTTTGCGCACCAGAAGATACGTTTTTGCGGCCACAAAACAGAGCGGCAGGATTCCGAGACCTATGAAAATCAAATCGCCGGGAAGGCGCAGCCATTCCAGGGTTCGCATCAGTTGACTGTCCAGGAAGATGGTGCTGCGGGCGTGCCAGTAGCCATTCAGGATGACATCGCGAAGTTGCAGCACGCCGCCCGGAAAGAGATTGGTGACGACCATTAGAGCGAGTCCGATATTCAAGCCCCAGAACGACAGCCGGACATATTTTTCGAGAGGAGCCCAGCGATCATCGGGCAAAACCTGCCGAAAAGCGAAAAGCATAAGGCCTATCCCCAGCATTCCGAAGACACCCATCATGGCGGCGTGGCCATGATTAGGGGTGAGGATAGTTCCCACCTCAAAGTAACTTACGATCGGCAAATTGATCAGGAATCCAAATACGCCGGCGCCCACAAAATTCCAGAACCCGACCGCCATGAGAAAGTAAAAACACCATTTATGGGGTATCGCGACTATTCGTCCGCAAATGTCGCATTTGCTCCTCGTTAACTTGACAAAATCCCAGGCATCGAGTGTTAAAAGGGTCAGCGGGACAACTTCCATGGCGGAAAACATGGCCGCCAGGGCCATGGTGATGTTCGATTGTCCTGTCCAGTACCAGTGATGACCGGTCCCGACAATCCCGCTTCCCAGATAAAGAATGGCATCCAGATAAATGACACGCAGGGTGGTCTTTGTGGAAGTCATTCCCAGTTTCAGAAATATTATGGCTACCATTGCCGTCACAAAAAGTTCAAAGAATCCTTCGACCCAGAGATGAATTATCCAGAAACGCCAGGTATCGACGACCGTAAAATGTGTCGTACTGGTGAAAAACATCGCCGGAAGATAAAAGACGGGGATAGCGAGGGCGGAAAAGAGGAAGATATAACCGACTTCCTTGCTCTCCGGATTTTTTAGTGATGGGGCAATATTCCGGAGAAGGAGATAGAGCCACCCGACCAGGGCGACGGCCAGCATGATTTGCCAGGCCCGGCCCAAATCAAGATATTCCCATCCCTGATGGCCGAACCAGAACCACACTGTTCCGAGCAAGCGGTTTATTCCCAAAATTTCCCCCAGCAGACTCCCCAGCACCACTATTACCAAGCCGGCGAACAGCCAATTAATTCCTCTGGTCTGGCGAGAAGCGTCCCGCCGGCCCAGAGTCGGTGCCAGAAACAGGGCCCCGGCCACATACGTCGTGGCAATCCAGAAAATGGCCAACTGGAGGTGCCAGGTGCGGGCAATGTTGCTGGGGAAAATTGCGGAGAGATCGAAGCCGTAGAAATTTCCCGGGTCGACCCGATAATGAGCCGTTGCCCCACCCATCAGCGCCTGCAACAGGAAGAGGAAGGCGGCGATGGAGAAAAATTTAATGGTCGCTTTCTGGCTGGGGAAGGACTCTCCGCCCGGTATCAATTGCGGATGAATATGCTCCCCCTGACCTTTCCAGCCGAGGAAGTTGAACCGACCGAAAATGAACAAGACCGCTCCGATTCCCGCCAGAAGCGTAATCAGACTCAAGGCGCTCCAGATATATGAAGATGAGGATGGCCCGTTCCCGATAAGAGGATCATACGGAAAGTTATTTGTGTAGGAATAGTCTTCTCCCGGTCGATTCGCCGCCGATGCCCAGGCAGTCCAGGCGAAGAAGGCAACCAACTGTCTGATTTCGGCCGAATCATTCAGCAGCCCCGTCGTCAGACCGCGATCCGTGCTGGAATTTTCAAAATATTCCCTCCAAAATTTCTGCTGATGCTGGAAAGAAGACGTTTCCGCTCCGGTAAATGATAGTATTCCGGTCCGGGAATCATACCGATTGGTTTTCAGCAATCGGGAAACCTCGGCGGTCACAATATCCCTCTCTTCGGGGGTTAACTCACCCGGCGGCCGACCGAATTTCTCCTGTGAAACTGCCACCGCGGCGTTATTATACAAGTTATGAAGATACTGGGCCGAGAAATCTGGGCCGAGATAGGCTCCATGGCCCCATATCGAGCCGTTTTCCATAAGCCCGTATTTTAGAAATACTGATTGTCCGCCTTGTATATCGTCTTTGTTGAAAACGACCTTATTGTCGGGATCAAGAACCCTGTCGGGAATCGGCGGCGCATCGGAATAACTTCGCACCGAAATCCAGATCAGAACTGAAAGCATGATTATGATTATGGCAATCACGCTATTTCGCCACGTCGGTAAGAAAGACATATTATTCACCTCCATGGAAACGGAATTATTTCGGTATCTGAAATAATCTTTATAATGTTGATAAGAAGAAATTATGGGAAAAGTCAATTGAGTTTTTTGGCGGTGCGCGGGCGCCTTCGCGCGGCGAAACTGCAGGGGGGCAAAAGATGAAATTCTTGACAAAAGCATGATTTAACTTATATTGTACCGGAAAATATATTTTGACCGTCAATATTAATTTTTTGGGTGCCAAGATGAAGCATCGATTCGTGTTATCCGCCCTTACCCTCACCATGATATTTAGTTTCAATTTTGCTCTGGCGGCGATGACTCCCGAAGAAGAAGTCGCCGTAGTCAAGAAAAGCATCAGCGATCAGGATCTTCATTGGGAGGCCGGTTTGAATCCGGTGATGACTAATTACACTCCCGAGGAGCGTCAGAAACTCTGCGGCTTGAAACTTCCTCCCAATTGGCAAGAAATTTGGGAGGCGCACCTGCCGAAGAATTTCGTCCCGAAAGCGGCAGCCGATCTGCCGGCCCAATTCAGTTGGGAAGATTCAGGGAAAGTGACATCGGTAAAGGATCAGGGAGGGTGCGGCTCGTGTTGGATTTTCTGCGCGACCGGGGCCCTGGAAGGAATGTATAAAATCTATCGCCAGATGGATCTCGATCTTTCCGAGCAACAGATGCTTTCGTGCGTTTCTCAGGGTTGGGGGTGCGACGGCGGCTGGATGGATGATGTCTATCAGCACCAGCGGTCGTTCGGCCAGATTTTGGAAGGGAATATGCCGTATCAGGCCAATGACGAAGTTCCCTGCACCGAATCGCTTTATCAGCCGGCGGCCTCGATTATCGGCTGGTCCGCGATCCCCAACAATGAAACCTCCCTGAAAACGGCCGTCATGAAAGGGCCGGTCGGAGTGGCCTTCACGGTTTTTGGTGATTTCTTTGCCTATATGCATGGATGCTACAGCAATTATACTTATTCTCAAGATATCAACCACGCCGTCGTGATTGTCGGGTGGGATGACAATATGTGTGAGGGACGAGGCGCCTGGCGGGTCAAAAACTCCTGGGGCCCATATTGGGGAGATCACGGCTTTTTCTGGATTGAATATGGAACCTGTAATTTCGGAACGGCGGCGGCTCTGCTTGACATTAATGCCGTCAAGATTGCCGGAAACAGGGACCTGCCGGACGGCGATATGTGTCACGATTATAATTACCAGATGACCGCAAGCGGGGGCACGCCGCCATACCAGTGGTCGATACTGGTTTCGCAGCTTCCGACCGGGCTGACAATGAACTCCGATGGGCTGATTCAGGGGCGGCCGCAGGAAGCGAAATTTACGGCGTTTGCAGTGAAAGCGGTCGATGCGTCGGTTCCGCCTCTCTCATTTTTCCGCTATTTCCAGATGAGAATAAACGATACCCGAAACGGGGATGCCAATTGTGACAATGCTTATAACATTCTGGATATTAATTACATTATAAAATATTTGTATAAGAACGGCGCAGAACCGCCCTCGATTCAGGGCGGCGATGCCGATTGTTCCTATGACTGCAATATTCTCGATGTGTCATATCTGATCGATTTTCTTTATCGGGACGGCCCAACTCCCTGCGAATATTGATTTGTCAAGTTTGCCTAAGGCCCGCTTGTAAATACAGGCGGGCTTTTTTTTGGCTTTCGGGCCGAAGATTACNTTCCGCAAAATATATCGTTTTCATTCTTGGCGCGGGAATTTTAAAGGCAGAAATTTCTTGATAATCAGCCGTTGGGAGTCGATATTGAAAAAGAATCGGCCGTTAATAATAGGGAATTATATATGCGTTTTAAGATATATATTCACGCCCTCGGCATCTGGTTTATTTTCCTCATCTTCGCCATTTTCAACGGGATCATTCGGAATATTTTCCTGGAGCCGATACTGGGCGGCTACCCGGCCCATCTTATTTCGGTGGGAGCGCTCGCGGGGTTTGTGCTTATAGTCACCTATATTTTTATCAAGCACTCCCGCTTAAGAATTCCGGCTGTCGAC comes from the Candidatus Zixiibacteriota bacterium genome and includes:
- a CDS encoding conserved membrane hypothetical protein (Evidence 4 : Unknown function but conserved in other organisms), which translates into the protein MGVDIEKESAVNNRELYMRFKIYIHALGIWFIFLIFAIFNGIIRNIFLEPILGGYPAHLISVGALAGFVLIVTYIFIKHSRLRIPAVDLYLIGLLWALITALFEFGFGHYVMGNSWDSLIADYDIARGRLWVLILLCELLAPAVFSMTIKKHSHQKRNSLEPKEPQPPIHTPRHDI
- the norZ gene encoding Nitric oxide reductase, cytochrome b — protein: MSFLPTWRNSVIAIIIIMLSVLIWISVRSYSDAPPIPDRVLDPDNKVVFNKDDIQGGQSVFLKYGLMENGSIWGHGAYLGPDFSAQYLHNLYNNAAVAVSQEKFGRPPGELTPEERDIVTAEVSRLLKTNRYDSRTGILSFTGAETSSFQHQQKFWREYFENSSTDRGLTTGLLNDSAEIRQLVAFFAWTAWASAANRPGEDYSYTNNFPYDPLIGNGPSSSSYIWSALSLITLLAGIGAVLFIFGRFNFLGWKGQGEHIHPQLIPGGESFPSQKATIKFFSIAAFLFLLQALMGGATAHYRVDPGNFYGFDLSAIFPSNIARTWHLQLAIFWIATTYVAGALFLAPTLGRRDASRQTRGINWLFAGLVIVVLGSLLGEILGINRLLGTVWFWFGHQGWEYLDLGRAWQIMLAVALVGWLYLLLRNIAPSLKNPESKEVGYIFLFSALAIPVFYLPAMFFTSTTHFTVVDTWRFWIIHLWVEGFFELFVTAMVAIIFLKLGMTSTKTTLRVIYLDAILYLGSGIVGTGHHWYWTGQSNITMALAAMFSAMEVVPLTLLTLDAWDFVKLTRSKCDICGRIVAIPHKWCFYFLMAVGFWNFVGAGVFGFLINLPIVSYFEVGTILTPNHGHAAMMGVFGMLGIGLMLFAFRQVLPDDRWAPLEKYVRLSFWGLNIGLALMVVTNLFPGGVLQLRDVILNGYWHARSTIFLDSQLMRTLEWLRLPGDLIFIGLGILPLCFVAAKTYLLVRKNRQFQMPKAQ
- a CDS encoding Dienelactone hydrolase-like enzyme, coding for MKMIIPILMLPLLFAIARAELVTKSVIYEDNGATLEGYLAYDNAIAGKRPGVLVIHEWTGINDYVKGRVEQLAGLGYVAFAADIYGKGIRPKNAEEAAQQAGIYRKDRQLMRRRVTAGLEELRNNELVDTSRIAAIGYCFGGGTVLELARSGVRINGVVSFHGNLDTPNVDDAKNIKCKVLVMQGADDPHTKDQVPAFEDEMRKGGVDWEMNIYGGAVHSFTNPSAGNDPSKGAAYNAEADHRSWEAMKQFFAEIFK
- a CDS encoding exported hypothetical protein (Evidence 5 : Unknown function), with translation MKGRLKTPVLAPLLICFAAVLLLSSNGTAGNASWEDLLRRADSLNDASADDSAMALGKLALSEVARIYGTNDTVYARVLGDYSLFIHRRNRFAEADSLAATALGIAEPILGEEHPDVARLIELRAIYLYMQGLYPESEKESLRAMEIYRKNFGTNDPRVADCMVDLAKVIYDRNQFHEAIAYFDSAIAIYSRAPEGHETRLAQSLFYVSWLYKNFGQLNRAESLALRAMSIMKGIRDEDPQMIYINVCLAQIYMSMERLDLAEAALDSARRLVKVFHFENGPPNVQVLRTQVDIYNYRNDYDKIIETLNEALAISGKFWGPDYPIMGDLQLDLCFAYLSKGEDDKAMSSLVRADETIERSLGPWTQAATICQKYLAVLMARKGDYRSSINYYRKMLQNKLIFIRYAFKNSSDEQKLDWIDSDPIIDATLLSFALESGADSARAVALDMIFKGKAIVLDAMMRNREIVICSGDKEMEAELRRHSEIGSDIGRLFTADADEYSSLKYTDSLSSLFKIRDSLEEDLSFRCSEFRDEMQSSNFNLSDIAAAIPPNAILVEYLCTASCDLKGDITQIIRPRRFNYFALTLDKRGRSAIYDLGNYEEIDRLIEYYRIIIDSAASDIYSSNLTNSENVLKAVSDSLSRLIFAPIAAANPEMANFIISPDGLLDLIPFEALTLPDGSYAIEKYHFTYLSSGRDLVRRPRHGPQPHGVMIVADPDYDHPANDSSLGWINRDRSSPSWKESPNRGSRNCQMGHFTPLPSTRLEARGVAEACRNAGKKEINEFYGSKASKGSLTNIIDPPEILHIATHGYFCDIGDSAFNGPALNPLLWSGLALAGANLSGIKDSNGNATGNNGIMTAYELSGLNLYGTELAVMSACETGVGTTYDGEGVFGLRRALQNAGVKTIIMSMWKVPDKQTSRLMQKFYAGWFSGKSKLDALRDAELELLKEARSQLGSGHPLRWAGFILSGNSK
- a CDS encoding putative Cathepsin L (Evidence 3 : Putative function from multiple computational evidences; Product type e : enzyme), translated to MTVNINFLGAKMKHRFVLSALTLTMIFSFNFALAAMTPEEEVAVVKKSISDQDLHWEAGLNPVMTNYTPEERQKLCGLKLPPNWQEIWEAHLPKNFVPKAAADLPAQFSWEDSGKVTSVKDQGGCGSCWIFCATGALEGMYKIYRQMDLDLSEQQMLSCVSQGWGCDGGWMDDVYQHQRSFGQILEGNMPYQANDEVPCTESLYQPAASIIGWSAIPNNETSLKTAVMKGPVGVAFTVFGDFFAYMHGCYSNYTYSQDINHAVVIVGWDDNMCEGRGAWRVKNSWGPYWGDHGFFWIEYGTCNFGTAAALLDINAVKIAGNRDLPDGDMCHDYNYQMTASGGTPPYQWSILVSQLPTGLTMNSDGLIQGRPQEAKFTAFAVKAVDASVPPLSFFRYFQMRINDTRNGDANCDNAYNILDINYIIKYLYKNGAEPPSIQGGDADCSYDCNILDVSYLIDFLYRDGPTPCEY